The genomic DNA TGCCACTGGCTGGCGGGCTGGATGTTCCATTTCCCGGCGAGTCTCAGCCGGCGCTGCGGCCGTCCAGTGAATGGCGGTTTCACAAGGCCCTGTTGCAAAACCATGCTGATATGGGCTTTGTCGTTCATGCCCATCCGGCCTATGCGACGGCACTGGCTATGATCCGCAAGCCGATCCCGGCATCTCACTACATGATTGCCGCCTTTGGCGGCGACAGCCTGCGTGTCGCGGACTATGCGATCTTTGGCAGCAAAACCCTGGCGGAAAATGTTGTCCGCGCAAGCGCAAACCGTCATGGATGCCTGATGGCCAATCATGGCGCTCTGGTTCTTGGTGAAACACTGGCACGTGGCCTCTGGCGCCTTGGAGAACTGGAGGTGCTGGCGAAGAGTTATACGCTGGCCCAAATGCTTGGAACACCGGCGATTCTGAGCGCTGCGGAAATCGAAGAGGCTCTGCAGGCGTTTGCTGACTATGGATTGAAGGACAGCTGACACGGATACTCCAACATGCGCGGCTGATTGTGATCCGGCCATCCGGCCACGCCAACACTTATGTCTTGAACAGCCGGTAGATCGCCGGAATCACCAACACTGTCAGGGCAGTTGAGGACAGCAGCCCGAATAAAAGCGATATTGCGAGGCCCTGAAAGATCGGGTCAATCAGGATCACAGCAGCCCCGATCATCGCCGCAATCGCGGTCAGCAGGATCGGTTTGAAGCGTGTTGCCCCGGCCATGATCAGGATCTCAAGATCGACCCGCCCGTCAGGGTCGGCATGGCGGATGAAATCCACCAGAAGGATCGAATTGCGCACGATGATTCCGGCCAGCGCGATAAACCCGATCATCGAAGTTGCCGAAAATGGCGCATTAAACAACCAGTGTCCGCCAATGATGCCGAGAAAGGTCAGCGGCACTGGCGTCAGGATGACCAGTGGCAGCCGGAACGAGCCGAACTGCGCCACAACCAGCACATATATGCCCAGCAGCGCTACGGCAAACGCTGCGCCCATATCGCGGAAAGTGACCCAGGTCACCTCCCATTCTCCATCCCACAACAATACCGGCCTGTCTGTCTCTTCGGGTTGGCCGTTAAGCCGGATTTCCGGTGGTTCAAGGTCTCCCCACGCCGTGGCGTCAAGCCGGTCGGCCACTGCCAGCATTCCGTAGAGCGGGGCCTCGAAATCGCCGGCCAGCTCGCCCGTTACCATCACCGCATCATAGCCATTGTGGCGGAACATTGGATACGAGGCGCGTTCTTCCGTCAGCTTGACCACATCGCCAAGTTCTACAATTCCGCGCCCGCCGGGCACTGCATTGGCCGGCACCGGCGTGGACAGGGCACGCTCGTCCATGACCTGATCAGCCCTGGCGCGGGCAATGACAATCGGGATCGGGCGGCGGCCTTCGCCGCGGTGCGAATAGCCCACGGTGGTGGAGCCGGTCAAAAGCCGCAATGTGTCGAGCGCATCACGTTCCTGAACCTTAAAGAAATCCATATCGCCGGCCAGAAGCTCGGCCCGCAGCCGCCGGGCAGGTTCGCCGGAACTGTCATCGACATCCACGATGTAGGGGACCGCCTCAAAGGCGTCGCGCACCTTGCCTGCGACGGCCCTGCGCGTCACAGCGTCAGGTCCGTAAATCTCGGCCAGAAGCGTGGATAGCACGGGCGGGCCGGGCGGTGGTTCGACCACCTTCAGCACAGTGCCGGCCGGAACATCAAGGCTGTTCAATCGCTGGCGCAGGTCCAGCGCAATGGCGTGACTGGGCCGCTCACGGTCATCTTTTGCCGCAAGGTTCAACTGCACTTCGCCCAATTCAGGGCTCTGGCGCAGGAAGTAGTGGCGCACGAGGCCATTGAAATTGAACGCTGCGGCAGTGCCTGCATGAGTCTGCGCCGACAGAATTTCGGGCAATGCCAGCGCCAGGCGTGCGGCGTCCTGGGCAACCGCATCGGTAGCCTCGACCGAGCTGCCTTCGGGCAGGTCGATCACGATGGCCAGCTCGGATTTGTTGTCAAACGGCAGCAGCTTCACTGTGACGTCACGGGTAAAGAGTGCGCCCAGCGATCCGAACGACAGTATCGCTACAATCAGCAGAAACAGTGCGCTGCGCCATTTGCTGCGCAACAATGGCCGGGCAATGGCGGCATAGAACCGGCCCAGCCGGCCACCGGGATGGCTGTCCCTGCCTGCGTGGTGTGCAGTCCCCCCCGGCCCGGCGATTCTCAGCATCAACCAGGGTGTGATCATCACGGCGACAAAGAATGAAAAGATCATCGCTGCCGAAGCATTGGCTGGAATCGGGCTCATATAGGGGCCCATGAGCCCGGAGACGAACAGCATCGGCAACAGCGCCACCACGACTGTCAGCGTTGCCACGATGGTCGGATTGCCAACCTCTGCGACAGCTGAGATAGCCGCAGAATGCGCCGTTTGCGTGCCGCGTTTCCCGGCCCAGTGACGGGCGATGTTTTCGATCACCACAATCGCGTCATCCACCAGTATGCCGATTGAGAAGATCAGCGCGAACAGCGAAACGCGGTTCAGCGTGTAACCCATGATCCAGGAGGCAAACAGCGTCAGCAGGATGGTGACCGGTATCACGATAGCGACGACGATTGCCTCGCGCCAGCCGATAGCGAGCATCACCAGCGCCACAATCGACAATGTCGCAAGAGCCAGATGAAACAGCAACTCATTGGCCTTTTCATTGGCCGTCTCGCCGTAATTCCGCGTGACCTCGACGTCCAGGCTGTCTGGGATGATCCCGCCATGCATCGCCTCGACCCGGTCCAGGATGGCATCGGCAACACTCACCGCATTGGCCCCGGCGCGCTTGGCCAGAGCCAGCGTCACGGCAGGGCGGCGGATGATTTCGTCCCGAGAGCTACGGGTCAGGGTAGCAACATGCTGTTCATCCAGATCAGCGACGAAGGCGACATCGGAAACGTCGCGGACATAGACAGTGCGCCCGTCGCGCGTGGTCAGTTCCAGATTGCCGATCTCTTCAGGTGTCGACAGTGTCTTGCCGATGATCAAACCGATCTGTTCGCCAGAATCACGCTGCAATCCGGCGGGCGCAGCACTGTTGGCACCTGAAACCTTTGCCGCCAGCTGTTGCAGCGTCACGCCGTAAAGCGCCAACCGCTCGGGGTCGGGGGCAATGCGCAAAGCTTCATCGGTGGCTCCGACCAGATAGGTCAATCCGATTTCGTCAGTCCGGGCAAGTTCGACCTCGACTTCACGCGCCACCCGCGTCAGATCTGCGGCCGTTACAGCTTCCTGTCCGTCAGCCGGAGAGAAGGTCAGTGTGACGATGGCCACGTCATCGATCCCTCTTCCCACCACCAGTGGCTCGGGAATGCCGACCGGGATACGGTCGAGATTAGCCAGAATCTTGTCGCGCACCCGCAGAATTGCGGTATCCGCGGACACTCCGACCAGAAATCTTGCCGTTACCATCACCTGGTCGTCACGGGTTTCGGAATAGACATGTTCGACCTGATCAAGGCCCATGATGATGGCTTCCAGCGGCTCCGTGATCAATTTCACCGCATCAACCGCTTTCAGCCCATCGGCACGGACAAGGATATCGACCAGCGGAACCGAGATTTGCGGCTCTTCCTCACGCGGCAGCGCGGCAAGGGCAATCAGTCCCATGGCCAGCGATGCCAGCAGCAACAGCGGCGTCAGTGGTGAGGCGATAAAGGCCCGGGTCAGACGTCCGGCAAGGCCAAGCGCGCCGCCAGGTTCAGGTGCGGCGTCACTCATCCTCTATGACCACCTGATCTCCGGCGGAAAGGCCACTCAGGATTTCGCGCCAGACGATGCCGTCCCGTGTTACCGTGCCACCAGGCACCACGGCGCGCCGCCGCGCGCCATCATGACTGCTTTCCACGGTGACGAAATCCAGCCCGGCCAAGCGGGTCAGCGCTTTTGCGGGAACCAGTATGGCCAGCCGCTCGCCGATCGGCAGCCGCACCGGCAGGCGTTGGCCGACAAATCGGCTGTCCAGACCTTCGACTTCGACATCCGCCTGCACACGGCCGCCTTCGATCTGCGGATAAAGTTTCACCAGCCGCCCGGTGCGGCGTTCGCTGGCCACCCCGGAAGCGCCAGCGCCCAATTCAATTTCATCACCTTCTGCCAGCGTCAGAGCATGACGTTCGGGGATTGCAAGGCGCAGAAAAACACCACCGCCACCAATCACCGCCGCAGCTTCACCCGGTGCTACGACCGAACCGCGCGAGATTGGCACGGACAATACCACGCCCGCCTCGGGGGCCAGGATTTCACCTTCGACAATAAGCCGTTCATTCACTTGTCGCTCGGATTGAAGACTGCGCTCCTGGCCTTGAAGGACATCGACAGTAGTCTGCAACTGATCAAGCCGCTGGGTAGTGATAACCCCGCGCTCGATAAGCTGTTGGCCACGTTCAAGGTCGGCACGTGCGGTTTCGATCTGCGCTGATAGCGCCGAGATCTGCGCGTCGATTGAAGCAAGCTGAAACACCAGCTTGTCGTCCTCGACCATCGCGATGCGCCCGCCGGCTTCAACTCTGTCGCCCTCGGCGACATCAAGCTGGGTAACCGTACCGCCGATGCGTGCCCGCGCTGGCACCCGGTTGCGGGTTTCGACCTGACCATAGACAGCTTTCCATTCCACGATGGTGCCGGGCATCACAGTCAGGGTTTCGGCCGCGCCCGGTGTGCTCGCCGTGAGTGCCGCAAAAATAATCGCAAGAATCCGCATCGTTGCCTCATATGAGTTCACCCCAGCAATGCTGCAGCTTCCAGGCCGACAAAACAAGGTTTGTATCTCTTGTGCATTGACTTCGATCAACTGGTTCCGCCACCCGGCGTCGAACGGCAGTTGCACAAATTGGCACACCGAAAGCGAGCGGCACGCGGCAGTGATAGCCGCGCGCCGCCAGTCCTGGGAGGATATTGCTGATCTTTTGCTAGGGAACTTCGATGGCCCGTGGTTTGACGTCTTCAAGCAGGTAGCGGTGCGCATCCTTGTGGGTCATGTAGCCGGGGGGCGGGAACTGCATTTCAAGCTCCCACGCATCGCCGGTTTCTGCCATGTTTTTCAGGACCCGTGCATCCAGCTCGGCCTGAATGGCGGCATAGGCCGGATCGTTGACCAGATTGTTGGTCTCGTCCGGGTCGTTGGTCTGGTCGAACAGATAGAGCGGCCGGTCCTGTTTGCGCACATAAAGCCATTCCCTGGTGCGGATGCCGCGCTCCGGCTTCACATGGCGTTCGCTGCGGCCGCCGAAATCGGCCTTCATCAATTCAAACTGGACATGGTCACGGGTCGGTGCATCGCTGCTGCCCTCAAGCAGCGGCAGGTAACTCGTCCCCTGCACCCCATCGGGAATGGCGATGCCGCAGGTTTCAAGGATCGTCGGCATCGTATCCACCGCCACATCGACAAGTGAGGTCACGCGTTTGCCAGGGGCAAAACGGGCAGGATAGCGGATGAACAGCGGCACATGCGCCGATGTGCGGTAGGCCTGACGCTTGATCCCGCAATAAGAACCGTGCTGGCCCAGCATGTCTCCATGATCTGAAAAGAAGATGACAATGGTGTCGTCAGCCAGCCCGTTTGCATCCAGCCAGTTCAGCAACCGGCCGACATTGTAATCGACATTGGAGATCATGCCGTAATATTCGGCGGTGAATTTACGGATCTGCCATTCTGTTTCGATCTCCGGGTCCATACCCTCGAACTTGTCGGCCTTGCTGCGCTCGCCAAACCGCCCGTCGCCGTCATAATCCAGCGCGGTCCGCTCCTGCGCCCGCCGTTTCTGCAACTCGGGATTGGGTGTGCCCATGGGCAGTCTGACCTTGTCCGGGTCATACATCGTGCGCCAATGCTCCGGCATGTCCATCGGGAAATGCGGCGGGCCGAAGCAGACATAGGCGTAGAACGGATCATCACCGCCCGACCCGGCGACTTTCTCCATGAATTCGATGGTGTGGTCGGTCTGAAAATCCGGCTCGTAACGTTTGCAATGATAGGGCTGGTCGGTGTCGCGATAGTACACCGCATCCATATACTGATGACCGCGATTGTAGCCGACGAAGTGGTCAAATCCCATGCGGTCGGGGCCGGGTGGAACAAAGCCGGGTTTGGGGCCGCCAAAAAGATGCCATTTACCAATATAACCAGAACTGTAGCCGCTGTCGTTGAGACAGGGTGCGAGCGATGGCTGGTCGGCACTGATCGGGAAATGATTGGAATACAGACCGGCCTGATGGGCATATTTTCCGGTCAGCAGCGAGGCCCGGAATGGCGTGCAAAGCGGATAAGAAGTATAGGCGTTTTCAAACATCACGCCTTGATTGGCGAGCCGGTCGAGATGCGGCGTCTTGACGTCCGGATTGCCCGAGCAGCCCATACAGTCATACCGCATCTGGTCAGCATAGATCATCAGAATGTTGGGTTTTTTGACAGACAATTTGCCCTCGCTTTATTTGGCTCACCTAACCGGTCTGGCTGATGCAAGGTAGTTTAACAGCGCAGCAAAAAGTTCCCAATTGAATGTTTGTTACGCGGTCAGTTCCAAATGGAATGTTTGACGTTTCAAGCCGTGCTCGGACTGTTGATGCCACGGACATACTGCCGGGTTGCGTCGAAAATCGGCTGATAGTCCCAATGATAGCCTTCGCTGCCCTCTAATGCGCTGTGAAGAAACATGCGGGTTTTCTTGCTGTCGACTGCACGCGCCGTCACCGTTTCGACGTCGTAGCGGTCAAGAAGACGCGCGCACAGTTCATCCTTGATGCCGGCATGGGCAGGATCGCCGGTCAGATCGTGCTGTTCAGCCGGATCGTCGGCAATATTGAACAAAACATCCGCGTGGTTGCGGGTCCAGACATATTTCCAGTCGCCCCTGCGGATGCAGAGCCAGGGCTCGATGACGCCCGGGCCGAAATATTCCGAGATTGCCTCATCCTTGCGGCTGTCACCTTCACCGGTCAGCAGACTGAGGAAACTGGCGCTGTCAGCGCTGCCATAGCGGTCAGAGTCCGCTTTGGCACCGCCAAGTTCAGCCAGTGTCGGGCAAAGATCGGCAAGTGTGACACATTCGGTGACCCGTCCCGGCTGGAACCGGCCGGGGGCATGAAAGATCATCGGCACCTGCAGCGAGCCTTCGTAGAAAGTGCGTTTGAACCACATGCCGCGCTCGCCCAGCATGTCGCCGTGATCACTGGTGAAGACAATCACTGTGTCGTCATAAAGGCCGAGATGCTTCAGCTCTGCCACCAACTCTCCCAGATAATCGTCGAGATGGCTGATCATCGCATAATAGGCGCGGCGCGACAGCTTTATGGTTTCCTCGTCGGGCGGGTATTGGTCGATCCCGTGATGGATTTTCAGCCACTCTGTCGTGGGGTGCGGATCGGCGTCCTCGGGAATTTCCGGCAATGATATCTCGACACCCTCATAACGGTCCCAATAGTCCGGGATCGACTGATAAGCCTCATGCGGCTGGGTGTAGGAAACATGCAGGAAGAAGGGTTGCTCCGGCTGGGCCAGCGCCTCGTGGCGGAGAAATTCAAGGGCACGGAACTGCACTTCGGCGTCATAGAGAAGCTGGTTATTGGTTCTGCAAAGGCCGCTGACTTCGAGTTTCTTGGTTGATGTTCCGAGCCGGTGTTCGGGCCCTTTGGACCAGTCGATGGTCCAGTCGAAACCGGACGGATACATGTCCGTCGTCAGCCGCTTGTCGAAGCCATGAAGCTGATCGGCACCGATGAAGTGACATTTGCCCGAGACCACACAACGGTATCCTGCAGAGCGCAGGAAATGCATCATCGTCGGGATTTCGGAGCGAAATTCTGCGCCGTTGCCCCAGACTTCATGGCTTGATGGCTGTCGGCCGGAGAACTTCGAGGCCCGCGAAGGACAACACAATGGCGAGTTCGAATAGGCATTTTCGAACACCACGCCGTCACGCGCCAAAGCGTCAAGGTTTGGTGTCATGGCCTGGCCACCGGGCCGGTAGATCGACAGCACGAAAGCCGTCAATTGGTCGGCTTCAATCAGAAGAATGTTGGGCTGTTCGGTCATACTGGCATCCCCTTGGCAGTCAGCGCGGCGCGGCGCATCAGTTTCAGAGCGTTGACCATCGGCGTCTCCGAGGCTTTTCCACTGCCGGCAATGTCATAGGCTGTGCCGTGGGCCGGGGTGGTGATCGGATAGGGCAGACCGCCGAAATAGGTGACGCCTTCGTCAAACCCCATCAACTTCGTCGCGATCTGGCACTGGTCGTGATACATTGAGACAACGCCGAGATAGTCTTCCTGCCGGACGGTCAGAAAGATCGTGTCCGGCGGATAGGGACCGGCAACGTTGATCTGGTGTTGTCTGGCGTCTTCAACAGCGGGGCCGATGGCATCGATTTCCTCGCGCCCGAACATGCCGCCATCGCCATTGTGCGGGTTCAGGCCGGAAACCGCGATCTTCGGGTTGTCGTAGCCAAAACGCCTGAGCTCACGGTCGAAATACCGTATGATCCTGAGGACGTTTTCGCGTGTGATATAGCTGGGCACCTCGGCGATGGACACGTGCGAGGAGACGCGCGTCGTCCACAGATGTCCAATTGTGTTGATCTCGGCAGCAGGCCCCGTTTCACCCATATAGTCGGCGATATAGGCTTTGTAGCCTTCGAAATTCGATCCGCCCATTTTCAGGGAAACCTTGTTGACAGGCGCGAAGACGAAACCGTCGATGATACCGTCCTTGTAAAGATCTGCGGCATAGCGGCCGAGCGCCAGGTCAAGCGTACCGGCCGCCTTGCTGCTTTCGCCAAAGCCGACGCCAGCAAAATCAGTCGGGTTACAGTCAACCAGAGCGATGGGGCAGGGGTCGTTGATGGCCTCTTCGACGCTGTCGAAGGTGGTCAGATCCGGCTCGGTGCCGGCCACCTTGCAGCCGGATTCGTAGAGCGCGCGCGGCCCCACGATCAGACGTTTGACACCTTGCGTGATGTCCTTGTGCGTCAACGATCTGGCTACGAGTTCCGGACCGATTCCCCCGGCGTCGCCGAGCGTCGTGAAAATTACCGGCGTATCAGTCATCATCGCCTCCTATCATAGCTGCCTGCCGCTCGCGGATCGAGCCAATTGCCCTGGTAATGAACGGCATTGCGATCCCCAGCACCGAGAGTGCCAGGAACACCAGCGCGATCGGTTGTTGCAGGATCACGAACAGGTTGCCGTCATAAATCAGGAAGGACTGCTTCAGCGAGGTCTCGATCAGCCCGCCGAGGATCAGCCCCATGACGATCGGTGCCGGAGCGTAGCCATGGCGCTTCATGAAGTATCCGAGGAACGAGAAGATCAACATCAGCCAGACATCGAACATGCTCTGTTGCAGGCTGTAGGCACCGAGCGCTGCCAGCACAAAAACCATCGGCCACAGGATCGTCGTTGGAATCAGCGTGATCTTGCTGAAATATTTGGCACCCAACATGCCGAATACCAGAAAACAGATATTGGCACCAAGCATCGCAGCGAAGAGGCCGGCCAGAAGGTCTGGCTGCTCGACGAACAATTGCGGGCCAGGCCGCAGACCAAGGATCAGCATTGCCGTCAGGATAATCGCGGTCGAACCGCCGCCGGGAATGCCCAGCGCCAGTGTCGGAACCATCGTACCGCCGGTCGCCGCGTTGTTGGCGGATTCTGGAGCGGCGATACCTTCGATTGCGCCTTTGCCGAATTCGGCCTTGTTTTTTGACCAGCGCCGTTCCTCATTATAGGCGATCATCGCGGCAACCGTACCGCCTTCAGCCGGCAGAATGCCGATGAATACGCCAATGCCAGTGCCGCGCAGGATGGTTTTCCAGATGCGTTTGAAATCCTCTATCGAGGGCAGCTTTGCCACGGCATCTGCAATCAGGTTCCGCGTCTGACCAGCCAGAGTGGCCTGACGCAGCAACTCGCCGCCGGCAAAAATGCCGATCATCATCTGCACCGGCGCAATGCCCTCGGCAAGGTCGGCCTGGTTGAAGGTAAAGCGTTCAATTCCAGTGGCGATGTCGGTTCCAACGATCGCCAGCAGAACGCCGAAGGCGCCGCCGATCAGGTTCTTGAACACTGATTGACCGCTGATAGAAGCCAGCATCGACATGCCGAAGATTGCCAGTGCAAAATACTCCGCAGGCCCGAAATTATAGGCCAGTCGTGCCAGCAGCGGAGTCGCGATGACCATCACGATGATCCCCATGATCCCCGCAATGGCGCTTGAAAAAGTCGCGATACCAAGCGCGCGGCCGGCCTCACCGCGTTGTGCCAGCGGATAGCCGTCGAATGTGGTGGCCGCTGCTGCTGCGGTTCCGGGCGTGTTGATGAGAATAGCCGTAATTGAGCCGCCATAGATCGTCGCACAATAGACGATTCCGGTGAGTGCGATGCCGGTGACTGGCTCCATGCGCACGACAAAGGGCAGTAGCAGCGCGATCAGGATCACTGATCCGAGGCCGGGCAGGGCGCCGACAATCACGCCGACGAATGTGCCAACGATGATCAGAACGATGTTGTAAGGGTCCAGCAAAAACTGGATGACCATCATGAGGGAGTCCATGTCTCGACCTTTCGAAAATGCTGCCTCAGGGC from Pararhizobium sp. IMCC3301 includes the following:
- the betC gene encoding choline-sulfatase — encoded protein: MTEQPNILLIEADQLTAFVLSIYRPGGQAMTPNLDALARDGVVFENAYSNSPLCCPSRASKFSGRQPSSHEVWGNGAEFRSEIPTMMHFLRSAGYRCVVSGKCHFIGADQLHGFDKRLTTDMYPSGFDWTIDWSKGPEHRLGTSTKKLEVSGLCRTNNQLLYDAEVQFRALEFLRHEALAQPEQPFFLHVSYTQPHEAYQSIPDYWDRYEGVEISLPEIPEDADPHPTTEWLKIHHGIDQYPPDEETIKLSRRAYYAMISHLDDYLGELVAELKHLGLYDDTVIVFTSDHGDMLGERGMWFKRTFYEGSLQVPMIFHAPGRFQPGRVTECVTLADLCPTLAELGGAKADSDRYGSADSASFLSLLTGEGDSRKDEAISEYFGPGVIEPWLCIRRGDWKYVWTRNHADVLFNIADDPAEQHDLTGDPAHAGIKDELCARLLDRYDVETVTARAVDSKKTRMFLHSALEGSEGYHWDYQPIFDATRQYVRGINSPSTA
- a CDS encoding class II aldolase/adducin family protein, with product MISHQSDTKALRQSIIDACLSMNQLGLNQGTSGNISARCGERMLITPSGIAYETLTPEMLLSLPLAGGLDVPFPGESQPALRPSSEWRFHKALLQNHADMGFVVHAHPAYATALAMIRKPIPASHYMIAAFGGDSLRVADYAIFGSKTLAENVVRASANRHGCLMANHGALVLGETLARGLWRLGELEVLAKSYTLAQMLGTPAILSAAEIEEALQAFADYGLKDS
- a CDS encoding tripartite tricarboxylate transporter permease, coding for MDSLMMVIQFLLDPYNIVLIIVGTFVGVIVGALPGLGSVILIALLLPFVVRMEPVTGIALTGIVYCATIYGGSITAILINTPGTAAAAATTFDGYPLAQRGEAGRALGIATFSSAIAGIMGIIVMVIATPLLARLAYNFGPAEYFALAIFGMSMLASISGQSVFKNLIGGAFGVLLAIVGTDIATGIERFTFNQADLAEGIAPVQMMIGIFAGGELLRQATLAGQTRNLIADAVAKLPSIEDFKRIWKTILRGTGIGVFIGILPAEGGTVAAMIAYNEERRWSKNKAEFGKGAIEGIAAPESANNAATGGTMVPTLALGIPGGGSTAIILTAMLILGLRPGPQLFVEQPDLLAGLFAAMLGANICFLVFGMLGAKYFSKITLIPTTILWPMVFVLAALGAYSLQQSMFDVWLMLIFSFLGYFMKRHGYAPAPIVMGLILGGLIETSLKQSFLIYDGNLFVILQQPIALVFLALSVLGIAMPFITRAIGSIRERQAAMIGGDDD
- a CDS encoding efflux RND transporter permease subunit: MSDAAPEPGGALGLAGRLTRAFIASPLTPLLLLASLAMGLIALAALPREEEPQISVPLVDILVRADGLKAVDAVKLITEPLEAIIMGLDQVEHVYSETRDDQVMVTARFLVGVSADTAILRVRDKILANLDRIPVGIPEPLVVGRGIDDVAIVTLTFSPADGQEAVTAADLTRVAREVEVELARTDEIGLTYLVGATDEALRIAPDPERLALYGVTLQQLAAKVSGANSAAPAGLQRDSGEQIGLIIGKTLSTPEEIGNLELTTRDGRTVYVRDVSDVAFVADLDEQHVATLTRSSRDEIIRRPAVTLALAKRAGANAVSVADAILDRVEAMHGGIIPDSLDVEVTRNYGETANEKANELLFHLALATLSIVALVMLAIGWREAIVVAIVIPVTILLTLFASWIMGYTLNRVSLFALIFSIGILVDDAIVVIENIARHWAGKRGTQTAHSAAISAVAEVGNPTIVATLTVVVALLPMLFVSGLMGPYMSPIPANASAAMIFSFFVAVMITPWLMLRIAGPGGTAHHAGRDSHPGGRLGRFYAAIARPLLRSKWRSALFLLIVAILSFGSLGALFTRDVTVKLLPFDNKSELAIVIDLPEGSSVEATDAVAQDAARLALALPEILSAQTHAGTAAAFNFNGLVRHYFLRQSPELGEVQLNLAAKDDRERPSHAIALDLRQRLNSLDVPAGTVLKVVEPPPGPPVLSTLLAEIYGPDAVTRRAVAGKVRDAFEAVPYIVDVDDSSGEPARRLRAELLAGDMDFFKVQERDALDTLRLLTGSTTVGYSHRGEGRRPIPIVIARARADQVMDERALSTPVPANAVPGGRGIVELGDVVKLTEERASYPMFRHNGYDAVMVTGELAGDFEAPLYGMLAVADRLDATAWGDLEPPEIRLNGQPEETDRPVLLWDGEWEVTWVTFRDMGAAFAVALLGIYVLVVAQFGSFRLPLVILTPVPLTFLGIIGGHWLFNAPFSATSMIGFIALAGIIVRNSILLVDFIRHADPDGRVDLEILIMAGATRFKPILLTAIAAMIGAAVILIDPIFQGLAISLLFGLLSSTALTVLVIPAIYRLFKT
- a CDS encoding efflux RND transporter periplasmic adaptor subunit, which produces MRILAIIFAALTASTPGAAETLTVMPGTIVEWKAVYGQVETRNRVPARARIGGTVTQLDVAEGDRVEAGGRIAMVEDDKLVFQLASIDAQISALSAQIETARADLERGQQLIERGVITTQRLDQLQTTVDVLQGQERSLQSERQVNERLIVEGEILAPEAGVVLSVPISRGSVVAPGEAAAVIGGGGVFLRLAIPERHALTLAEGDEIELGAGASGVASERRTGRLVKLYPQIEGGRVQADVEVEGLDSRFVGQRLPVRLPIGERLAILVPAKALTRLAGLDFVTVESSHDGARRRAVVPGGTVTRDGIVWREILSGLSAGDQVVIEDE
- a CDS encoding PdxA family protein — encoded protein: MTDTPVIFTTLGDAGGIGPELVARSLTHKDITQGVKRLIVGPRALYESGCKVAGTEPDLTTFDSVEEAINDPCPIALVDCNPTDFAGVGFGESSKAAGTLDLALGRYAADLYKDGIIDGFVFAPVNKVSLKMGGSNFEGYKAYIADYMGETGPAAEINTIGHLWTTRVSSHVSIAEVPSYITRENVLRIIRYFDRELRRFGYDNPKIAVSGLNPHNGDGGMFGREEIDAIGPAVEDARQHQINVAGPYPPDTIFLTVRQEDYLGVVSMYHDQCQIATKLMGFDEGVTYFGGLPYPITTPAHGTAYDIAGSGKASETPMVNALKLMRRAALTAKGMPV
- a CDS encoding sulfatase, with protein sequence MSVKKPNILMIYADQMRYDCMGCSGNPDVKTPHLDRLANQGVMFENAYTSYPLCTPFRASLLTGKYAHQAGLYSNHFPISADQPSLAPCLNDSGYSSGYIGKWHLFGGPKPGFVPPGPDRMGFDHFVGYNRGHQYMDAVYYRDTDQPYHCKRYEPDFQTDHTIEFMEKVAGSGGDDPFYAYVCFGPPHFPMDMPEHWRTMYDPDKVRLPMGTPNPELQKRRAQERTALDYDGDGRFGERSKADKFEGMDPEIETEWQIRKFTAEYYGMISNVDYNVGRLLNWLDANGLADDTIVIFFSDHGDMLGQHGSYCGIKRQAYRTSAHVPLFIRYPARFAPGKRVTSLVDVAVDTMPTILETCGIAIPDGVQGTSYLPLLEGSSDAPTRDHVQFELMKADFGGRSERHVKPERGIRTREWLYVRKQDRPLYLFDQTNDPDETNNLVNDPAYAAIQAELDARVLKNMAETGDAWELEMQFPPPGYMTHKDAHRYLLEDVKPRAIEVP